Proteins from a genomic interval of Trifolium pratense cultivar HEN17-A07 linkage group LG6, ARS_RC_1.1, whole genome shotgun sequence:
- the LOC123892873 gene encoding putative 4-hydroxy-4-methyl-2-oxoglutarate aldolase 2, with product MALVTTAEVCDANPQLILSGELRALQPIFQIYGRRQVFSGPIVTLKVFEDNVLVREFLEEKGNGRVLVVDGGASLRCAILGGNPVVQAQNNGWAGIIVNGCIRDVDEINGCDIGVRALGSHPMKANKKGMGEKHVPITISGTRICDGEWLYADTDGILISRTELSV from the coding sequence ATGGCCTTGGTCACCACTGCTGAAGTGTGTGATGCAAACCCACAGTTAATTTTGAGTGGGGAGCTTCGTGCCCTTCAGCCAATTTTTCAGATTTATGGTCGAAGACAGGTCTTTTCCGGACCTATAGTTACCTTGAAGGTGTTTGAAGACAATGTCTTAGTGCGTGAGTTCCTTGAAGAGAAAGGCAACGGAAGAGTGCTTGTTGTGGATGGTGGTGCCAGTTTGCGCTGTGCAATATTGGGTGGCAACCCTGTTGTGCAAGCACAGAACAATGGATGGGCAGGTATTATTGTGAATGGATGTATAAGAGATGTGGATGAGATCAATGGTTGTGATATTGGTGTGAGAGCTCTTGGTTCTCATCCTATGAAAGCCAATAAGAAAGGTATGGGAGAAAAGCATGTTCCCATAACTATTTCTGGGACAAGGATCTGTGATGGGGAATGGCTTTACGCAGACACCGATGGAATTCTTATCTCTCGAACGGAGCTTTCTGTTTGA